A portion of the Cryptomeria japonica chromosome 5, Sugi_1.0, whole genome shotgun sequence genome contains these proteins:
- the LOC131064076 gene encoding protein EDS1-like: protein MDLDFTNPPLFSVGWELATFFATCGILPKAWEAIRSISNNKEDIFLLKKDEDVVYVIFPSFHEEDFIAPDIKYAECNTQIQKIFSAGPKGDDAKPALVHKGALYRLRNILKNSNFEAKIQGLKEQDIIFVGHSIGGAVVALATLWFLEKRLRNSNAFCITFGAPLIGNTTIREAIGREDWLGRFCHVVCKYDIVPRMYLAPYESIAKPLDAILPHWQSKMDIDYVAVSHLSISESCTTLLNNVMKCTSTIANNCPCVRSPYVPIGTYMFCSTHGAACFDDSEAVLKLLHFTMQSQDGIPFDKIARTCISEHTDYGHMLEDIDEASLNARQFANIVSNSSFEMGIALELEAIGVGAQVISLTVLFTSVCTIVA, encoded by the exons ATGGATTTAGATTTCACAAACCCTCCACT GTTCAGTGTTGGCTGGGAGCTTGCAACTTTCTTTGCTACCTGTGGGATCCTGCCCAAGGCTTGGGAGGCAATACGTAGTATTTCCAACAATAAAGAAGACATTTTTCTTCTGAAAAAAGATGAAGATGTAGTATATGTGATTTTCCCTTCGTTTCATGAAGAAGATTTTATTGCCCCAGATATCAAATATGCAGAGTGCAATACCCAGATTCAGAAAATCTTCTCTGCGGGCCCAAAGGGTGATGATGCTAAACCGGCCCTCGTTCACAAGGGAGCTCTTTACCGACTCCGGAATATTCTGAAGAATTCAAATTTCGAGGCCAAG ATACAAGGTTTAAAGGAACAAGACATTATATTTGTGGGCCATTCCATAGGAGGTGCAGTTGTAGCCCTGGCCACTCTCTGGTTTCTAGAAAAGCGGTTGAGAAACTCcaatgcattttgcattacatttggTGCTCCTTTGATTGGAAATACCACAATTCGTGAGGCAATTGGGCGTGAGGATTGGCTGGGCAGATTTTGTCATGTTGTCTGCAAGTATGATATTGTTCCCAGGATGTACCTTGCACCATATGAATCAATTGCCAAGCCTTTGGATGCAATTTTACCTCACTGGCAGAGCAAAATGGATATTGACTATGTTGCTGTATCACATCTTTCTATTTCGGAATCTTGCACGACTCTCCTTAACAATGTCATGAAGTGCACATCTACAATAGCAAACAATTGCCCTTGTGTTAGAAGCCCGTATGTGCCCATCGGTACTTATATGTTCTGTTCAACCCATGGTGCAGCTTGTTTTGACGACTCTGAAGCTGTCCTTAAGTTGCTGCATTTCACTATGCAAAGCCAAGATGGAATACCATTCGATAAAATTGCACGCACCTGTATTTCAGAGCACACGGATTATGGCCATATGTTAGAAGATATAGATGAAGCCTCGCTAAATGCaagacagtttgcaaacattgtcTCAAACTCCTCCTTCGAGATGGGAATAGCCTTGGAATTGGAAGCAATCGGTGTTGGAGCTCAGGTAATCTCATTAACTGTGCTTTTTACTTCTGTATGTACCATAGTTGCATGA